A single region of the Streptomyces sp. NBC_01381 genome encodes:
- the dxs gene encoding 1-deoxy-D-xylulose-5-phosphate synthase: MTILDTIRGPRDLKALTEAELDELAEEIREFLVHAVARTGGHLGPNLGVVELSVALHRVFESPVDRIVWDTGHQSYVHKLLTGRQDFSKLRGKGGLSGYPSRAESEHDIVENSHASTALGWADGLAKARQVLGERGHVVAVIGDGALTGGMAWEALNNIAAAKDRPLIIVVNDNERSYAPTIGGLANHLATLRTTDSYERVLAWGKDILQRTPVIGHTVYESLHGAKKGFKDAFAPQGMFEDLGLKYVGPIDGHDIGAVESALRRAKRFHGPVLIHCLTEKGRGYEPALADEADRFHTVGVMDPLTCEPLAPSNGPSWTSVFGDEIVRIGAERDDVVAITAAMLGPVGLTKFAEAYPDRVWDVGIAEQHAAVSAAGLATGGLHPVVALYATFLNRAFDQLLMDVALHECGVTFVLDRAGVTGVDGASHNGMWDMSILQVVPGLRIAAPRDADQLRAQLREAVNVDDAPTLLRFPKESVGPAIPAVDRIGGMDVLAQDPGAEVLLVAVGVMAPVCLQAAELLRERGLACTVVDPRWVKPVDAELPGLAARHRVVGVVEDNSRAAGVGSAVALALDEAEVDVPVRRFGIPDQFLAHAKRGEVLADLGLTPVEIAGRISATVARREKENAAAEEKAGTVKETRA, from the coding sequence ATGACCATTCTGGACACCATTCGGGGGCCGCGGGATCTGAAGGCGCTGACCGAGGCCGAGCTCGACGAACTGGCCGAGGAGATCCGGGAGTTCCTGGTGCACGCGGTCGCCAGAACCGGCGGCCATCTCGGGCCCAATCTGGGGGTGGTGGAACTCTCCGTCGCCCTCCACCGGGTCTTCGAGTCGCCGGTCGACCGCATCGTCTGGGACACCGGCCACCAGAGCTACGTACACAAACTGCTCACGGGGCGGCAGGACTTCTCCAAGCTGCGCGGCAAGGGCGGCCTCTCCGGCTATCCCTCGCGTGCGGAGTCCGAGCACGACATCGTCGAGAACAGCCATGCCTCGACCGCGCTCGGCTGGGCCGACGGTCTCGCCAAGGCGCGCCAGGTGCTCGGCGAGCGCGGGCATGTGGTCGCCGTCATCGGGGACGGCGCGCTCACCGGCGGCATGGCGTGGGAGGCGCTCAACAACATCGCGGCCGCGAAGGACCGGCCGCTGATCATCGTCGTGAACGACAACGAGCGTTCGTACGCCCCGACGATCGGTGGCCTCGCGAACCACCTCGCCACGCTGCGTACGACCGACAGCTATGAGCGGGTGCTCGCCTGGGGCAAGGACATACTCCAGCGCACTCCCGTCATCGGGCACACCGTGTACGAGTCGTTGCACGGCGCCAAGAAGGGCTTCAAGGACGCCTTCGCGCCGCAGGGCATGTTCGAGGACCTGGGGCTCAAGTACGTCGGGCCGATCGACGGTCACGACATCGGCGCCGTCGAGTCGGCGCTGCGCCGCGCGAAACGCTTCCACGGCCCCGTCCTGATCCACTGCCTCACCGAGAAGGGGCGCGGCTACGAACCGGCGCTCGCCGACGAGGCGGACCGCTTCCACACCGTCGGTGTGATGGACCCGCTGACCTGCGAGCCGCTCGCACCCTCCAACGGCCCTTCCTGGACCTCGGTGTTCGGCGACGAGATCGTCCGTATCGGGGCCGAGCGGGATGACGTCGTGGCGATCACGGCGGCGATGCTCGGACCGGTCGGCCTGACGAAGTTCGCCGAGGCCTACCCGGACCGGGTGTGGGATGTGGGGATCGCCGAGCAGCATGCCGCGGTGTCGGCTGCCGGGCTCGCGACCGGGGGACTGCACCCCGTCGTGGCGCTCTACGCCACCTTCCTCAACCGGGCCTTCGACCAGCTTCTGATGGATGTGGCGCTGCACGAGTGCGGGGTCACTTTCGTCCTCGACCGCGCCGGGGTCACGGGCGTCGACGGTGCGTCGCACAACGGCATGTGGGACATGTCGATCCTGCAGGTCGTGCCGGGGCTGCGGATCGCGGCGCCGCGCGATGCCGACCAACTGCGGGCGCAGCTGCGGGAAGCGGTCAATGTCGACGACGCGCCCACGCTCCTTCGCTTCCCCAAGGAGTCCGTGGGGCCCGCGATCCCCGCCGTCGACCGGATCGGCGGCATGGACGTGCTGGCCCAGGACCCGGGCGCGGAGGTCCTGTTGGTGGCGGTCGGGGTGATGGCGCCCGTCTGTCTGCAGGCCGCCGAGCTGCTGCGCGAGCGGGGTCTCGCCTGCACCGTGGTCGACCCGCGCTGGGTCAAGCCGGTCGACGCCGAGCTGCCGGGGCTCGCCGCACGGCACCGGGTCGTGGGGGTCGTCGAGGACAACAGCCGGGCCGCGGGCGTCGGATCCGCGGTGGCGCTGGCGCTTGACGAGGCCGAAGTCGACGTACCCGTACGGCGGTTCGGCATCCCCGACCAATTCCTGGCGCACGCCAAGCGGGGCGAGGTGCTCGCGGACCTCGGCCTGACGCCGGTCGAGATCGCGGGGCGGATCAGCGCGACGGTGGCCCGCCGCGAGAAGGAGAACGCGGCCGCCGAGGAGAAGGCGGGCACAGTCAAGGAGACACGGGCATGA
- a CDS encoding helix-turn-helix domain-containing protein, whose amino-acid sequence MSPAEPEPVEPEAAEPLPAVAPQLRDLRRRAALTLEAAARTAGLSPAHLSRLETGQRQPSLPMLLALARTYGTTVSELLGETPADRDAIVRAADMEPTRAGGWTYWQAGAPARGMQALRVHVPHGAQGDIVRVHPGEEWLYVLKGRLRLRLGDATYTLEPGDSAHFDSLTPHRIAAADRLGADLLFVHTLLQSPATALCLGGTAHSPTLGDPR is encoded by the coding sequence ATGAGCCCTGCCGAGCCGGAGCCGGTCGAACCCGAGGCCGCCGAACCGCTGCCCGCCGTCGCGCCGCAACTGCGTGACCTGCGACGACGTGCCGCCCTCACGCTGGAGGCCGCGGCCCGCACCGCCGGGCTCTCGCCCGCCCATCTCTCCCGCCTGGAGACCGGGCAGCGCCAGCCGTCGCTGCCGATGCTGCTCGCGCTCGCCCGCACCTACGGTACGACGGTCTCGGAGCTGCTCGGCGAGACCCCCGCGGACCGGGACGCGATCGTCCGCGCCGCCGACATGGAGCCGACCCGGGCGGGCGGCTGGACCTACTGGCAGGCCGGCGCCCCGGCGCGCGGCATGCAGGCGCTGCGGGTGCATGTGCCGCACGGCGCGCAGGGCGACATCGTGCGCGTCCATCCCGGCGAGGAGTGGCTGTACGTCCTGAAGGGGCGGCTTCGGCTGCGGCTCGGCGACGCCACGTACACCCTCGAGCCCGGGGACAGCGCGCACTTCGACTCGCTGACCCCGCACCGGATCGCCGCCGCGGACCGCCTCGGTGCCGATCTTCTCTTCGTCCACACCCTGCTGCAGAGTCCCGCCACCGCGCTGTGCCTCGGCGGGACCGCGCACAGCCCCACCCTGGGAGACCCGCGATGA
- a CDS encoding aspartate aminotransferase family protein: MTKEFDLGRLLAERGAERYDLHARHLNHQLPRMLHTIGFDKVYERAEGAYFWDADGDDYLDMLAGFGVMGLGRHHPVVRKALHDVLDASLADLTRFDCQPLPGLLAEQLLTHSPHLDRVFFGNSGTEAVETALKFARYATGKPRVLYCTHAFHGLTTGSLSVNGESGFRDGFAPLLPDTAIPLGDLDALEKELKQGDVAGLILEPIQGKGVHETPPGYLRAAQELLRRHKALLIADEVQTGLGRTGDFYAYQHEEGVEPDLVCVAKALSGGYVPVGATLGKDWIFKKVFSSMDRVLVHSASFGSNAQAMAAGLAVLSVMDEEKVVENARVTGELLKSRLAALVDRYELLSEVRGRGLMIGIEFGRPKSLKLRGRWTMLQAARKGLFAQMVVVPLLQKHRILTQVSGDHLEVIKLIPPLIIGEREVDRFVEAFTAVMDEAHSGGGLMWDFGRTLVKQAVANR, from the coding sequence ATGACCAAGGAGTTCGACCTCGGCAGACTCCTCGCCGAGCGAGGAGCCGAGCGCTACGACCTGCATGCGCGGCACCTGAACCACCAGCTGCCGCGGATGCTGCACACCATCGGCTTCGACAAGGTCTACGAACGGGCCGAGGGCGCGTACTTCTGGGACGCGGACGGCGACGACTACCTCGACATGCTCGCGGGCTTCGGCGTGATGGGGCTCGGCCGGCACCACCCCGTCGTCCGCAAGGCGCTGCACGACGTCCTGGACGCCTCGCTCGCCGATCTGACGCGCTTCGACTGCCAGCCGCTGCCCGGCCTGCTCGCCGAGCAACTCCTCACGCACAGCCCGCACTTGGACCGGGTCTTCTTCGGCAACAGCGGTACGGAGGCCGTCGAGACGGCGCTGAAGTTCGCGCGGTACGCGACCGGGAAGCCGCGGGTGCTCTACTGCACGCACGCCTTCCACGGCCTGACCACAGGCTCGCTCTCGGTCAACGGCGAGAGCGGCTTCCGGGACGGCTTCGCGCCGCTGCTGCCCGACACGGCGATCCCGCTCGGCGATCTGGACGCCCTGGAGAAAGAGCTGAAGCAGGGTGACGTGGCCGGGCTCATCCTGGAGCCCATCCAGGGCAAGGGCGTGCACGAGACGCCGCCCGGATATCTGCGCGCCGCCCAGGAGCTGCTGCGCCGGCACAAGGCGCTGCTCATCGCCGACGAGGTGCAGACCGGCCTCGGCAGGACCGGCGACTTCTACGCGTACCAGCACGAGGAGGGGGTCGAGCCGGACCTGGTGTGCGTCGCGAAGGCACTCTCGGGCGGCTATGTGCCGGTCGGCGCGACGCTCGGCAAGGACTGGATCTTCAAGAAGGTCTTCTCGTCCATGGACCGGGTGCTCGTGCACTCGGCGAGCTTCGGCTCCAACGCGCAGGCGATGGCCGCCGGGCTCGCGGTGCTCTCCGTCATGGACGAGGAGAAGGTCGTCGAGAACGCCCGGGTGACGGGGGAACTGCTCAAGAGCCGGCTCGCCGCGCTCGTCGACCGCTATGAGCTCCTGAGCGAGGTGCGCGGCCGCGGCCTCATGATCGGCATCGAGTTCGGTCGGCCCAAGTCCCTGAAACTGCGCGGGCGTTGGACGATGCTGCAGGCGGCGCGCAAGGGTCTCTTCGCCCAGATGGTGGTCGTGCCGCTGCTGCAGAAGCACCGCATCCTCACCCAGGTCTCGGGTGACCATCTGGAGGTCATCAAGCTGATCCCGCCGCTGATCATCGGGGAGCGCGAGGTGGACCGGTTCGTCGAGGCCTTCACCGCGGTGATGGACGAGGCGCACAGCGGCGGCGGGCTGATGTGGGACTTCGGCAGGACGCTGGTGAAGCAGGCGGTCGCGAACCGCTGA
- a CDS encoding DUF6126 family protein — translation MEEKFPRGLWVRLIVYVAVGHLFAAFIYLLFSLGAQNQ, via the coding sequence ATGGAGGAGAAGTTCCCGCGGGGACTCTGGGTGCGGCTGATCGTCTACGTCGCGGTGGGGCACCTCTTCGCGGCCTTCATCTACCTGCTCTTCTCGCTGGGCGCGCAGAACCAGTAG
- a CDS encoding TetR/AcrR family transcriptional regulator, which produces MARVRLSVAERRAELLSATVEQIEVRGVAAVRIADVAAALGVSNALVLYHFSTKENLVAAAFAHAAEGDLAHLRALLGRRTTAERRLRAAVRWYAPTGQAKGWRLWIEGWSAALREPTLRTVTRDLDQQWKAAITEVIAEGVAAGEFRCPDPQGAALRLTALLDGLAVQQTAYEGTVPRGRMRAWVDEALDRELGLAPARPTTA; this is translated from the coding sequence GTGGCAAGGGTGCGGTTGAGCGTGGCGGAACGGCGTGCGGAGCTCCTGTCCGCCACCGTCGAACAGATCGAGGTGCGCGGCGTGGCCGCCGTACGCATCGCGGACGTGGCGGCCGCGCTGGGGGTGAGCAACGCCCTGGTGCTCTACCACTTCTCGACCAAGGAGAACCTGGTAGCCGCCGCCTTCGCGCACGCCGCCGAGGGCGACCTGGCCCATCTGCGCGCCCTCCTGGGCCGCCGCACCACGGCGGAGCGCAGGCTGCGCGCGGCCGTCCGCTGGTACGCGCCCACCGGCCAGGCCAAGGGCTGGCGCCTGTGGATCGAGGGCTGGTCCGCCGCACTGCGCGAGCCCACCCTGCGCACGGTCACCCGCGACCTCGACCAGCAGTGGAAGGCGGCGATCACCGAGGTCATCGCCGAAGGCGTCGCCGCGGGCGAGTTCCGCTGCCCCGACCCTCAGGGCGCGGCGCTGCGTCTGACCGCCCTGCTCGACGGCCTCGCGGTCCAGCAGACGGCGTACGAGGGAACGGTCCCGCGCGGCAGGATGCGCGCCTGGGTGGACGAGGCCCTCGACCGCGAACTGGGCCTCGCCCCGGCCCGCCCCACGACAGCCTGA
- a CDS encoding alpha-galactosidase — MIEVGENGRTWLLSGPTSSYALRLTARDELLHLHWGPRIALADAEALAAEPLPAERGFESGLDGWEEYPVEGGRRFTRPALSVRGAGVRGTEWRFSGAGTGEDDEAGQGELRLQFNDSAHQLAVTLVYRMRGDIIERHAVLRHEGPASAPELELLRADSATWTLPTREHWRLSQLHGRWAAESQLVRSPVTYGEKVIGSRRGHTGHQHLPWVALDAEGATEERGEVYSCALGWSGSWRIAVAQLPDGAVQITGGSGSDDSGQLLLAPGEECVTPVFAGLWSDGGFGGASRAWHAYQREHVIPDAGVTRPVLYNSWEATGFDIAEDQQRALAERAAAMGVELFVVDDAWFGQRVSDRAGLGDWTPNPDRFPGGLKPLADEVHALGMSFGIWVEPEMVNPDSDLYRAHPDWVQHHPGRDRTEFRNQLVLNLAREDVQEYLWERLDALLSSAPIDYVKWDFNRSFTDPGWPGERYPQRIWHDHVHALYALVDRLRAAHPGVAFESCSGGGGRIDLGILSRTDQVWTSDNTDPLDRLTIQHGFSQLHPARVMAAWVTDSPNTQLNDRVSGLRFRFVSAMAGVLGIGGDLTEWTEGELAEAGEWVSLYKEIRPVVQLGDLYRLRPPEDSLSAVQYVHGDETVVLAWLRAQSYGEPSPRVRLRGLDPAAAYVCQGTGVVHRGAVLLHHGLRTGLRGDLDAAVFRFRRM, encoded by the coding sequence ATGATCGAGGTCGGCGAGAACGGTCGTACGTGGCTGCTTTCCGGGCCCACCAGCAGCTACGCGCTGCGGCTCACGGCCCGCGACGAACTGCTGCATCTGCACTGGGGTCCCCGCATCGCCCTGGCCGACGCCGAGGCCCTCGCGGCGGAGCCGCTGCCTGCGGAGCGGGGCTTCGAGTCGGGGCTCGACGGGTGGGAGGAGTATCCCGTCGAGGGCGGGCGGCGGTTCACGCGTCCCGCGCTCTCCGTGCGGGGTGCCGGGGTGCGCGGCACCGAGTGGCGGTTCTCCGGGGCCGGGACCGGAGAGGACGACGAGGCCGGGCAGGGCGAGCTGCGGCTTCAATTCAACGATTCCGCACACCAGTTGGCCGTCACGCTGGTCTACCGGATGCGCGGCGACATCATCGAGCGCCATGCGGTCCTGCGTCACGAGGGGCCAGCGAGCGCCCCCGAGCTGGAGCTGCTCCGCGCCGACTCCGCCACCTGGACCCTGCCCACGCGCGAGCACTGGCGGCTCTCGCAGCTGCACGGCCGCTGGGCCGCCGAGTCGCAGCTGGTGCGGTCACCGGTCACGTACGGAGAGAAGGTCATCGGCAGCCGGCGCGGCCACACCGGGCATCAGCATCTGCCCTGGGTGGCGCTGGACGCGGAGGGGGCGACCGAGGAGCGCGGGGAGGTCTACAGCTGCGCGCTCGGCTGGTCGGGGTCGTGGCGGATCGCGGTGGCGCAACTGCCGGACGGGGCCGTGCAGATCACCGGCGGCAGCGGGTCCGACGACTCCGGGCAGCTGCTCCTCGCGCCCGGCGAGGAGTGCGTGACGCCCGTCTTCGCGGGGCTGTGGAGCGACGGCGGCTTCGGGGGCGCGAGCCGGGCCTGGCACGCCTATCAGCGGGAGCACGTGATCCCCGACGCCGGTGTGACGCGGCCCGTGCTCTACAACTCCTGGGAGGCCACCGGCTTCGACATCGCCGAGGACCAGCAGCGGGCGCTCGCCGAGCGGGCGGCGGCGATGGGCGTGGAGCTGTTCGTGGTGGACGACGCGTGGTTCGGGCAGCGGGTCAGCGACCGTGCCGGGCTCGGCGACTGGACCCCCAATCCGGACCGCTTCCCCGGCGGTCTGAAGCCCCTCGCCGACGAGGTGCACGCCCTGGGCATGAGCTTCGGGATCTGGGTCGAACCGGAGATGGTGAACCCCGACAGCGACCTCTACCGCGCCCACCCCGACTGGGTGCAGCACCACCCCGGACGCGACCGCACCGAGTTCCGCAACCAGCTCGTCCTCAACCTCGCCCGCGAGGACGTCCAGGAGTATCTCTGGGAGCGGCTCGACGCGCTGCTCTCCAGCGCCCCGATCGACTATGTGAAGTGGGACTTCAACCGCAGCTTCACCGACCCCGGCTGGCCGGGCGAGCGCTATCCGCAGCGGATCTGGCACGACCATGTGCACGCCCTGTACGCACTGGTCGACCGGCTGCGGGCCGCGCATCCCGGCGTGGCCTTCGAGTCCTGCTCGGGCGGCGGCGGCCGGATCGACCTCGGGATCCTCTCCCGTACCGACCAGGTGTGGACCTCAGACAACACCGACCCGCTCGACCGGCTCACCATCCAGCACGGCTTCAGTCAGCTGCACCCCGCCCGAGTCATGGCCGCCTGGGTCACCGACAGCCCGAACACTCAGCTCAACGACCGGGTCAGCGGCCTGCGCTTCCGCTTCGTGAGCGCCATGGCGGGCGTACTCGGCATCGGCGGCGACCTCACGGAGTGGACCGAGGGCGAGCTGGCCGAGGCGGGTGAGTGGGTGAGCCTCTACAAGGAGATCCGGCCCGTGGTGCAGCTCGGCGACCTCTACCGGCTGCGCCCGCCCGAGGACTCGCTCAGCGCGGTGCAGTACGTCCACGGCGACGAGACCGTCGTCCTCGCGTGGCTGCGGGCGCAGTCCTACGGGGAGCCGTCGCCCCGGGTGCGGCTGCGGGGCCTCGACCCCGCGGCGGCCTACGTCTGCCAGGGCACCGGCGTCGTCCACCGGGGCGCGGTGCTGCTGCACCACGGGCTGCGGACGGGGCTGCGCGGTGACCTGGACGCGGCGGTGTTCCGCTTCCGCAGGATGTGA
- a CDS encoding glutamate dehydrogenase — MPAPLLSLTWTDHVTGRQGFLVVDRLVRGVCSGGLRMRPGCTLDEVTGLARGMTMKEALHYDPSARYVPLGGAKGGIDCDPRSPEAYDVLVRYLRAMRPYVEHAWTTGEDLGLTQDLVDKAAREAGLVSTIQAVHPLLEDETEARARLADAFAVRVDGLGLDELVGGCGVAEAVLAALDRAGHAHAGARVAVQGLGTMGGATARFLARAGLAIVAVADVRGTIANPAGLDVEALLAARDAHGAVDRAALRPGDRELPGESWLSTEAEILVPAAVSYAIDEVNQQRITARWIAEAANMPVLPEAENLLAARGVTVLPDVVVNSGTNAWWWWTLFGDIGADPDEAFAHIRRSMRALVERTLGRAEADGTTPRAAAHALVADRLPEIADRFGWYATPRKDAP; from the coding sequence ATGCCCGCCCCCTTGCTCTCCCTCACCTGGACCGACCACGTCACCGGCCGCCAGGGCTTCCTCGTCGTCGACCGCCTCGTCCGCGGCGTCTGCAGCGGCGGGCTCCGGATGCGCCCCGGCTGCACCCTCGACGAGGTCACAGGACTTGCCCGCGGCATGACGATGAAGGAGGCCCTGCACTACGACCCCAGCGCCCGCTACGTCCCGCTCGGCGGAGCCAAGGGCGGCATCGACTGCGATCCGCGCTCCCCGGAGGCGTACGACGTCCTGGTGCGCTACCTCCGGGCGATGCGCCCCTACGTAGAGCACGCCTGGACCACGGGCGAGGACCTGGGCCTGACGCAGGACCTGGTCGACAAGGCGGCGCGGGAGGCGGGGCTCGTCTCCACGATCCAGGCGGTCCACCCGCTCCTGGAGGACGAGACCGAGGCCCGCGCCCGTCTGGCGGACGCCTTCGCCGTGCGGGTGGACGGCCTGGGCCTCGACGAGCTGGTCGGCGGCTGCGGAGTCGCCGAAGCGGTCCTTGCGGCGCTCGACCGGGCGGGCCACGCACACGCGGGCGCGCGCGTGGCCGTGCAGGGCCTGGGCACCATGGGTGGCGCGACCGCGCGCTTCCTCGCTCGCGCGGGACTGGCGATCGTGGCCGTCGCCGATGTCAGGGGCACGATCGCCAATCCGGCGGGGCTCGACGTGGAGGCGCTGCTCGCCGCCCGGGACGCGCACGGCGCCGTGGACCGCGCGGCCCTGCGCCCCGGGGACCGCGAACTGCCGGGCGAGTCCTGGCTCTCCACGGAGGCGGAGATCCTGGTCCCCGCAGCGGTGTCGTACGCGATCGACGAGGTGAACCAGCAGCGGATCACGGCCCGTTGGATCGCGGAGGCGGCCAACATGCCGGTCCTGCCGGAGGCGGAGAACCTCCTGGCGGCGCGCGGCGTCACCGTGCTGCCTGACGTGGTCGTCAACTCCGGCACCAACGCCTGGTGGTGGTGGACGCTGTTCGGCGACATCGGCGCCGACCCGGACGAGGCGTTCGCGCACATCCGCCGCTCGATGCGGGCGCTGGTCGAGCGGACACTGGGGCGGGCGGAAGCGGACGGCACCACACCGCGCGCCGCCGCACACGCCCTGGTCGCGGACCGCCTCCCGGAGATCGCGGACCGCTTCGGGTGGTACGCGACTCCGAGAAAGGACGCCCCGTAG
- a CDS encoding tyrosine-protein phosphatase yields MTQQVPPTEVSEPELTGVRNFRDVGGLPTVDGRRVRQGRLFRSGHLAHATEADSAFLASLSLHTIFDFRNAADQRLEGPDVALPGVRNVNLPLTDPADGAEFWQMVRDGDLDQLRAALDDGQAAGRMSSSYRTIIKDRTAEHSRVLHDIAGDSVPALMHCAAGKDRAGLSIAVTLLAVGVERDAIEADYLESNATHRRYKVHRSNNSPDAMSPEVMALLSPLFEARAEYLAAAFETIEQTWGDTETYLTEGLDVTPETRERLRAHLLD; encoded by the coding sequence GTGACGCAGCAAGTCCCGCCGACCGAGGTGTCGGAGCCCGAGCTGACCGGAGTCCGTAATTTCCGCGATGTGGGCGGGCTTCCGACCGTCGACGGCCGCCGGGTCCGGCAGGGGCGGCTCTTCCGCAGCGGTCACCTCGCGCACGCCACGGAGGCCGACTCCGCGTTCCTCGCGTCGCTGAGCCTGCACACGATCTTCGACTTCCGCAACGCGGCCGACCAGCGGCTCGAAGGCCCGGACGTCGCGCTGCCCGGCGTACGCAATGTGAATCTGCCGCTGACCGACCCGGCCGACGGCGCCGAGTTCTGGCAGATGGTGCGCGACGGCGATCTGGACCAGCTGCGCGCCGCGCTCGACGACGGGCAGGCCGCGGGCCGCATGTCGTCCTCGTACCGCACGATCATCAAGGACCGCACCGCCGAGCACAGCCGGGTGCTGCACGACATCGCGGGCGACAGCGTCCCTGCGCTGATGCACTGCGCCGCGGGCAAGGACCGTGCGGGCCTCTCCATTGCCGTCACGCTGCTCGCCGTCGGCGTCGAGCGCGATGCCATCGAGGCGGACTACCTGGAGTCGAACGCCACCCACCGCCGCTACAAGGTGCACCGCAGCAACAACTCCCCCGACGCGATGTCCCCCGAGGTCATGGCGCTGCTCAGCCCGCTCTTCGAGGCCCGTGCCGAATATCTGGCGGCCGCCTTCGAGACCATCGAGCAGACCTGGGGCGACACGGAGACCTACCTCACCGAGGGCCTCGACGTGACCCCCGAGACCCGTGAGCGGCTGCGCGCGCACCTGCTGGACTGA
- a CDS encoding SGNH/GDSL hydrolase family protein: MTAESTSFIRDTFTSYAAVGDSFTEGVGDPGPDGAFVGWADRLAVLLDDRVPEHTFRYANLAVRGKLLDQIVADQVPKAREFAPDLLTFCAGGNDIIRPGTDPDEVAERFERAVADLTSAVGTVMVTTGFDTRSVAVLKHLRGKIATYNMHVRAIADRYGCPVLDLWSLKTVQDRRAWDGDRLHLSAEGHTRVALRAGQVLGLDVPADPDQPWPPLPPRNTLEVRRDDIHWAREYLVPWIGRRLRGESSGDHVEAKGAVDPYTVRMHIESAS, from the coding sequence GTGACAGCAGAGTCGACATCCTTCATTCGTGACACATTCACCTCCTACGCAGCGGTCGGCGACAGCTTCACCGAGGGGGTGGGGGACCCGGGGCCCGACGGCGCGTTCGTCGGCTGGGCCGACCGTCTCGCCGTCCTGCTCGACGACCGGGTGCCCGAGCACACCTTCCGGTACGCCAATCTCGCCGTACGAGGCAAACTCCTCGACCAGATCGTCGCGGACCAGGTGCCGAAGGCCAGGGAGTTCGCCCCCGACCTGCTGACCTTCTGCGCCGGCGGCAACGACATCATCCGTCCCGGCACCGACCCGGACGAGGTGGCCGAGCGGTTCGAGCGCGCGGTCGCCGACCTCACCTCGGCGGTCGGCACCGTCATGGTGACCACCGGCTTCGACACCCGCAGTGTCGCCGTGCTCAAGCATCTGCGCGGCAAGATCGCCACGTACAACATGCATGTCCGCGCGATCGCCGACCGCTACGGCTGCCCCGTGCTCGACCTGTGGTCGCTCAAGACCGTCCAGGACCGGCGCGCCTGGGACGGCGACCGGCTGCACCTCTCCGCCGAGGGGCACACGCGCGTGGCGCTGCGCGCGGGACAGGTCCTCGGCCTCGACGTGCCCGCGGACCCCGACCAGCCGTGGCCGCCGCTGCCGCCCCGGAACACCCTCGAAGTGCGGCGTGATGACATCCACTGGGCGCGCGAGTACCTGGTGCCGTGGATCGGGCGGCGCCTGCGGGGCGAGTCGTCCGGGGACCATGTGGAGGCGAAGGGGGCCGTGGACCCGTACACCGTCAGGATGCACATCGAGTCGGCGTCCTGA